The Methanofollis sp. genome segment CGACGACTGCAAGGGTGGCGGGGTCGCGTGCGTCGCCGTACACCCTGACATTCCCGCCGATGCGGGCGGCCATCTCCCTGAGGGTGCAGGTGCAGGTGCCGACGCGTCCAAGCGACATCGGCCGCACCTCTTCAAGGCCGAGGATGCGGGCGAGGGTGTCGTTCACCCCGCCGGCCGCGCGGTCGAAGTTGGTGTGCATCACATAGAGGCCGATGTCGTGCGCCAGCAGGGGCCGCAGGACGCCGGCGGTCGTGCCGCGAACAGCGGTCACTGGTTCCCAGATGGGAGTGTGGTGGACGACGAGCATGCCGGCCCCGGCGCGGGCGGCGGCCTCCGCCACCGCAGGCGTGGCGTCGAGGGCGCAACAGACCGCCCCGACGTCCATCCTCCCTTCGACGATGAGGCCGATCCGCCCGTCGTCGAATTCTTCAGCAAGTTCCGGCGGCGCGATTCGTTCCAGATGCGCAACCAGGTCTGCACTATCCATATACACAGATCTGTCTCCGGCATAATCAAGGCACTTATTATCCCGAGTAATAAGAAAGACCTATTAATATGCAGGTTTAATAGAAAAATATGGAGAAGTCGATCGAAGAGATCAATACACGAATACGCGACGGCAATGCCCGCGTCGTCACGGCAGAGGAGATGCCGGACATTGTCGCCGAACTCGGCGAGGAAGGGGCCCTCAAGGAGGTGGATGTCGTCACGACCGGGACCTTCGGGGCAATGTGCTCCTCCGGTGCCTTCCTGAACTTCGGCCACACCGACCCCCCCATCAGGATGGAAAGGGTCTGGCTCAACGACGTCGAGGCATATGGGGGCGTTGCCGCCGTCGACGCCTACCTCGGGGCGAC includes the following:
- a CDS encoding Nif3-like dinuclear metal center hexameric protein; its protein translation is MDSADLVAHLERIAPPELAEEFDDGRIGLIVEGRMDVGAVCCALDATPAVAEAAARAGAGMLVVHHTPIWEPVTAVRGTTAGVLRPLLAHDIGLYVMHTNFDRAAGGVNDTLARILGLEEVRPMSLGRVGTCTCTLREMAARIGGNVRVYGDARDPATLAVV